In Candidatus Kaistella beijingensis, a genomic segment contains:
- a CDS encoding head GIN domain-containing protein — MKKSIAVFLFFTMQLIFAQTVKNMGDFSSLKVYDKISVTLIPSDESRIQIDQSESEVEIVNKNGELKIRMIPQKILQGSSTTVKVFYENLNDIQASQGSSVSSAQIVESNSLNLTSNEGSKINLKLETENLNIKINSGGIMQLSGNATQQDVVVNSGGKYLAENLQSQNATVTTNAGGFAEVNVSDAVNATTRAGGIIDVYGDPDERNVKNVIGGKINFK; from the coding sequence ATGAAAAAGAGTATTGCAGTTTTTTTGTTTTTTACGATGCAGTTAATATTTGCTCAAACCGTGAAAAACATGGGCGATTTTTCTTCCCTGAAAGTTTACGACAAAATTAGTGTGACGCTGATTCCATCCGATGAAAGCAGAATACAAATTGATCAATCCGAATCGGAAGTGGAAATTGTTAATAAAAACGGAGAGTTGAAAATTAGAATGATTCCACAAAAAATTCTGCAAGGAAGCAGCACCACGGTGAAGGTTTTTTACGAGAATCTGAATGATATTCAGGCAAGTCAAGGTTCCTCTGTTTCATCTGCACAAATTGTAGAGTCGAATTCGCTTAATCTTACTTCCAATGAAGGTTCAAAAATCAATCTCAAACTGGAGACAGAAAATTTAAATATAAAAATCAATTCAGGCGGAATTATGCAGCTTTCTGGCAATGCAACCCAACAAGATGTGGTGGTAAATTCAGGCGGGAAATATTTGGCTGAAAATCTGCAGTCGCAAAATGCGACAGTTACAACCAATGCGGGTGGATTCGCAGAAGTGAATGTTTCTGATGCGGTAAATGCAACAACAAGAGCAGGAGGAATCATCGATGTTTACGGAGATCCTGATGAACGTAACGTGAAAAATGTAATTGGCGGAAAAATTAATTTTAAATAA
- a CDS encoding M13 family metallopeptidase, translating to MKNLNIGILAFAGIIALNSCATKVPTPPPTPETPQTPMVTKTENPENGLDLSTFDKSVRPQDDFYNYVNGSWMKTAKIPADKSTWGSFNKLAEDTDNNSMTILNSLLSDKFAEGSEGKKIQDLYATYMNTDKRNADGVAPIKSDLAKIDAIKSVADLQNYLIEATKNGENPFYSWGVFSDLKDSKMNAVYMGDASLGMGRDYFQKVNPKNTEALAEYTKYVASMLDVLGYKNSTTAAQNIVNFEKTMAQTLLTNEQIRDATLQYNPQTMPQLKNLVKSVDLPKYLTSVGVNTDKVIVGELKYYQNLDKFLTAKNIPLIKDYMKYHLLSGSANYLSKDLDEKKFAFYGKYLRGQQEQRAQNKRAFELINGTLGEAFGKLYVDKYFPAEAKAQMVELIGYLKKSFASHINDLAWMSPATKEKALTKLNKFTVKVAYPDKWKDYSKLTIASEANGGTLYKNLQNVTAWQYQKSLEKIGKPVDRTEWGMTPQTVNAYYNPVNNEIVFPAAILQPPFFNPKADAAINFGGIGAVIGHEMTHGFDDSGAQFDADGNLVDWWTKEDKANFEKATKSLAAQYSAYEPVKGTFVNGEFTNGENIADLGGVNISYDALQMYLKDHGNPGLISGYTQDQRFFLSWATVWRTLQKEAALINQIKTNEHSPGLYRAFGPLVNTDAFYKAFEVKEGDKHYKKPEDRIRIW from the coding sequence ATGAAAAACCTCAATATCGGTATTCTTGCTTTTGCTGGAATCATTGCACTAAACTCTTGTGCAACGAAAGTTCCAACGCCACCTCCAACTCCTGAAACACCACAAACTCCAATGGTTACCAAGACCGAAAATCCTGAAAATGGACTCGATTTATCCACGTTCGACAAATCGGTTCGTCCGCAAGATGATTTCTACAACTATGTGAACGGAAGTTGGATGAAGACGGCGAAAATTCCTGCCGATAAATCAACGTGGGGAAGCTTCAACAAATTGGCAGAAGATACCGATAACAACTCAATGACGATTCTCAATTCTTTGTTGAGCGATAAATTTGCAGAAGGAAGTGAAGGCAAAAAAATCCAGGATTTGTATGCAACTTACATGAATACGGACAAGCGAAATGCAGACGGTGTTGCTCCAATTAAATCTGACCTCGCCAAAATCGACGCCATAAAATCAGTTGCAGATTTACAGAATTATTTAATTGAAGCGACCAAAAACGGGGAAAATCCTTTTTATTCGTGGGGTGTTTTTTCTGATTTGAAGGACTCTAAAATGAATGCGGTTTACATGGGCGACGCTTCTTTGGGAATGGGACGTGATTATTTTCAAAAAGTAAATCCAAAAAATACGGAAGCTCTTGCTGAATACACAAAGTATGTCGCTTCGATGTTGGATGTTTTGGGTTATAAAAACTCAACAACTGCTGCTCAAAATATTGTGAATTTCGAGAAAACGATGGCGCAAACTTTATTGACGAATGAGCAGATTCGCGATGCGACTTTGCAGTACAATCCGCAAACTATGCCGCAATTGAAGAATTTGGTGAAAAGTGTTGATCTACCGAAATATTTAACTTCTGTTGGTGTGAATACGGATAAAGTAATTGTTGGTGAACTGAAATATTACCAAAATCTAGACAAGTTTCTCACTGCCAAAAATATTCCTTTGATTAAGGATTACATGAAATATCACCTTCTTTCAGGAAGTGCAAATTATCTTTCCAAAGATTTGGATGAGAAAAAATTCGCTTTCTACGGAAAATATCTTCGCGGTCAACAGGAACAAAGAGCTCAAAACAAACGTGCCTTCGAACTCATCAACGGAACTTTGGGTGAAGCTTTCGGGAAATTGTATGTGGATAAATATTTCCCTGCAGAAGCAAAAGCACAAATGGTGGAATTGATTGGTTATTTAAAGAAAAGTTTTGCTTCCCACATCAACGATTTAGCGTGGATGTCGCCTGCTACAAAGGAAAAAGCTTTAACCAAACTCAATAAATTTACTGTGAAAGTCGCTTATCCTGATAAATGGAAGGACTATTCAAAATTGACTATTGCTTCAGAAGCAAACGGAGGAACTTTGTATAAAAACCTGCAAAATGTTACCGCTTGGCAATACCAAAAAAGTTTAGAAAAAATCGGCAAACCTGTTGACAGAACGGAATGGGGAATGACGCCGCAAACCGTGAATGCTTACTATAATCCTGTCAACAACGAAATCGTGTTTCCTGCCGCAATTCTGCAACCGCCATTCTTCAATCCAAAAGCAGATGCAGCGATTAATTTTGGTGGAATCGGTGCGGTAATCGGTCACGAAATGACACACGGTTTCGACGATTCTGGAGCTCAATTTGACGCAGATGGAAACTTAGTTGATTGGTGGACAAAAGAAGACAAAGCCAATTTCGAAAAAGCGACAAAATCTCTCGCAGCACAATACAGTGCTTATGAACCAGTGAAAGGAACTTTCGTGAATGGTGAATTTACCAACGGTGAAAATATTGCCGATTTAGGGGGCGTGAATATTTCCTACGACGCACTTCAAATGTATCTCAAAGATCATGGAAATCCAGGATTAATCAGCGGTTACACCCAAGATCAAAGATTTTTCCTAAGTTGGGCAACGGTTTGGAGAACTTTGCAGAAAGAAGCCGCGTTGATCAACCAAATTAAAACCAACGAACATTCACCTGGTTTGTACAGAGCATTTGGTCCGCTCGTAAACACCGATGCTTTCTATAAAGCTTTTGAGGTGAAAGAAGGAGACAAACATTATAAAAAACCAGAAGACAGAATTAGGATCTGGTAA